One window of Chryseobacterium indologenes genomic DNA carries:
- a CDS encoding DUF4126 domain-containing protein produces MLDNIPYFSYVISAFIGIGLAAATGFRVFLPMFIVSLSSYFNWIPMNEHFEWLAGLPTLITTGIATVAEILAYYIPFIDHLLDTISIPMATVAGSILFASQFAELGTFPQWALALIAGGGTAATISSGFAGIRAASTATTGGLGNSVVGTTETAGAGLMSVLAMAAPVIAAILAIITLILVIVFGRRAWKKLRGSKSDPQNL; encoded by the coding sequence ATGTTAGATAATATTCCCTATTTTTCTTATGTCATCAGCGCATTTATCGGGATTGGACTGGCAGCAGCTACCGGATTTCGGGTATTTCTCCCAATGTTTATCGTAAGCCTTTCTTCTTATTTCAACTGGATTCCCATGAATGAGCATTTTGAGTGGCTTGCAGGCCTTCCTACGTTGATTACAACAGGAATTGCCACCGTAGCCGAGATTCTTGCCTATTATATCCCTTTTATTGATCATTTGCTGGATACGATTTCTATTCCGATGGCGACAGTAGCAGGTTCTATATTATTTGCGAGTCAGTTTGCTGAACTGGGAACATTTCCGCAATGGGCACTGGCATTAATTGCAGGTGGAGGTACAGCAGCTACCATCAGCTCCGGATTTGCAGGAATACGGGCAGCTTCTACGGCAACAACTGGAGGATTGGGGAATTCTGTGGTAGGAACTACGGAAACAGCCGGTGCGGGTCTTATGTCTGTTCTTGCGATGGCAGCACCGGTCATTGCAGCAATTCTTGCAATAATTACCTTAATTCTTGTTATCGTTTTTGGAAGGAGGGCATGGAAAAAATTACGGGGAAGTAAAAGTGATCCCCAGAATTTATAA
- a CDS encoding LptE family protein, with product MNFNIKNISLKQSILTVMLFALLGVLNSCYSFTGSSLTDEKTVQINEFPNNAPLVNPALSQQFSTAIQNRFLQRTTLKGTKENPDILIEGEITDYSITPTTISSNTQTNPSGGVIQQAQNKLTITVKVHYENKIHPDASFDRTYSDEAAFNSDVSLSQIEDQQVKLVTDRIINKIFNDIVANW from the coding sequence ATGAATTTTAACATTAAAAATATCAGTCTGAAACAGTCAATACTTACCGTAATGCTTTTTGCATTGCTGGGTGTTTTAAACTCATGTTACAGCTTTACGGGATCATCTCTTACGGATGAAAAAACGGTGCAGATCAATGAATTTCCGAATAATGCCCCCCTTGTAAACCCTGCATTATCCCAACAGTTTTCTACCGCAATACAAAACAGATTCCTTCAGCGAACAACACTGAAAGGAACCAAAGAAAACCCTGATATCCTGATAGAAGGAGAGATTACGGACTATTCCATTACTCCTACTACCATCAGCTCCAATACCCAGACCAACCCTTCTGGCGGAGTGATTCAGCAGGCACAGAATAAACTTACGATTACCGTAAAGGTACATTATGAAAACAAAATTCATCCGGATGCAAGTTTCGACAGAACCTATTCCGATGAAGCCGCTTTCAACAGTGATGTATCACTAAGTCAAATCGAAGACCAGCAGGTAAAGCTGGTAACAGATAGAATTATTAATAAGATATTTAACGACATTGTAGCGAATTGGTAA